One region of Streptococcus salivarius genomic DNA includes:
- the nrdI gene encoding class Ib ribonucleoside-diphosphate reductase assembly flavoprotein NrdI, with protein MSQLTLVYISLSGNTQSFVKRMSDYLSLNHGIECRQINIKELNHETFQVDEPFVALLPTYLEGGNGVDNGDVEILTNPLGDFIAAHDNHKRCFGIIGSGNRNFNNQYCLTAKQYSQRFGFPMLGDFELRGTQSDIERLAPIILEAQKNFNQR; from the coding sequence ATGTCTCAACTTACCCTCGTTTATATTAGTCTAAGCGGCAATACCCAAAGCTTTGTCAAACGTATGTCTGACTATCTATCCCTCAACCACGGGATTGAATGTCGCCAAATCAATATTAAAGAGCTTAATCATGAAACCTTCCAAGTAGATGAACCCTTTGTCGCACTCTTACCAACCTACCTTGAAGGAGGAAATGGCGTTGACAATGGGGATGTTGAGATCCTAACCAATCCACTGGGGGACTTTATCGCAGCCCATGATAATCACAAACGTTGCTTTGGTATCATCGGTTCTGGTAACCGTAACTTCAATAACCAGTACTGCCTAACCGCCAAACAGTACAGTCAACGTTTTGGTTTCCCAATGTTGGGAGACTTCGAGCTACGCGGTACACAGTCCGATATAGAACGTCTGGCACCTATTATCCTAGAAGCACAAAAGAACTTTAACCAACGCTAA
- a CDS encoding RelA/SpoT family protein codes for MAKDKNVTGEEILDICSAYMSADDLKLVEKAWHYATDAHSGQSRQSGEPYIIHPIQVAGILADLHLDAVTVACGFLHDVVEDTEKTLDDLEADFGTDVRNIVDGVTKLGKVEYKSHEEQLAENHRKMLMAMSKDIRVILVKLADRLHNMRTLKHLRKDKQERISRETMEIYAPLAHRLGISRIKWELEDMAFRYLNEVEFYKISHMMKEKRREREELVDEIVDKIKTYTAEQGLVGDVYGRPKHIYSIYRKMRDKKKRFDQIYDLIAIRCVMETHSDVYAMLGYIHELWRPMPGRFKDYIANPKSNGYQSIHTTVYGPKGPIEIQIRTKEMHQVAEYGVAAHWAYKKGIKGKVDSKESALGMNWIKDLVELQDASNGDAMGFVDSVKEDIFSERIYVFTPNGAVQELPKDSGPIDFAYAIHTQVGEKATGAKVNGRMVPLTAKLKTGDVVEIVTNANSFGPSRDWIKMVKTTKARNKIRQFFKNQDKEASITKGRELLIAYFQEHGYIANKYLDKKHIEEILPRMSVRSEEALYAAVGFGEISAAAVFNRLTEKERREEERAKAKAEAEELMNGGEVKTEKKEVLKVKSENGVIIQGASGLLMRIAKCCNPVPGDEIEGYITKGRGIAIHRSDCNNIKSQEGYEQRLIEVEWDERNANKSYLAEIDIYGLNRSGLLNDVLQILSNTTKSIATVNAQPTKDMKFANIHVSFEIANLIELTGLVDKIKIIPDVYSVKRTNG; via the coding sequence ATGGCTAAAGATAAAAATGTAACAGGAGAAGAAATTTTAGACATTTGCTCGGCCTATATGTCAGCAGATGATTTGAAATTAGTTGAAAAAGCCTGGCATTATGCGACAGATGCTCATAGTGGGCAATCTCGTCAGTCAGGAGAACCTTATATTATTCACCCTATTCAAGTGGCAGGTATCCTGGCAGATCTCCATCTTGATGCAGTGACAGTAGCCTGTGGTTTCTTACACGATGTCGTTGAAGACACCGAAAAAACGCTTGATGATTTGGAAGCGGATTTTGGTACGGATGTACGAAATATCGTGGACGGTGTTACTAAGCTTGGTAAAGTTGAGTACAAGTCCCACGAGGAGCAGTTGGCTGAAAATCACCGTAAGATGCTTATGGCCATGTCTAAGGATATCCGTGTCATCTTGGTTAAATTGGCCGACCGTTTGCACAATATGCGTACCCTTAAGCATCTTCGTAAGGATAAGCAAGAGCGCATTTCTCGCGAAACTATGGAAATCTATGCTCCTTTGGCCCACCGTTTAGGTATTAGCCGTATCAAATGGGAACTGGAAGATATGGCCTTCCGTTACCTTAATGAGGTGGAATTCTACAAGATTTCTCACATGATGAAGGAAAAACGTCGTGAGCGTGAGGAACTTGTGGACGAGATTGTCGATAAAATTAAGACCTACACAGCTGAACAAGGACTTGTTGGTGATGTGTATGGTCGTCCAAAGCATATCTACTCTATTTACCGTAAGATGCGCGACAAGAAAAAGCGCTTTGATCAAATCTATGATTTGATTGCCATCCGTTGTGTTATGGAGACGCACAGTGATGTTTACGCCATGTTGGGATACATCCATGAACTCTGGCGTCCGATGCCTGGCCGTTTTAAAGACTATATTGCCAATCCTAAATCCAATGGTTACCAGTCTATCCATACAACGGTTTATGGACCAAAAGGGCCTATTGAAATCCAAATCCGTACCAAGGAAATGCACCAAGTTGCCGAATACGGGGTTGCAGCTCACTGGGCTTACAAGAAAGGTATCAAGGGCAAGGTAGATTCGAAAGAGTCTGCTTTGGGAATGAACTGGATTAAAGATCTTGTTGAACTTCAAGACGCCTCAAATGGTGATGCTATGGGGTTTGTTGACTCTGTTAAAGAGGATATCTTCTCGGAGCGTATTTATGTCTTTACGCCAAATGGTGCTGTTCAGGAACTGCCTAAAGATTCAGGACCTATTGACTTTGCCTATGCCATCCATACCCAAGTTGGTGAGAAGGCCACAGGTGCTAAGGTTAATGGCCGTATGGTGCCCTTGACAGCCAAACTCAAGACAGGTGATGTGGTTGAGATTGTAACTAATGCCAATTCCTTTGGTCCTAGCCGTGACTGGATTAAGATGGTCAAGACCACCAAGGCCAGAAATAAAATTCGTCAATTCTTTAAAAATCAGGACAAGGAAGCCTCTATCACCAAGGGTCGTGAGCTTTTGATTGCCTACTTCCAAGAGCATGGCTATATTGCCAATAAGTACCTAGACAAGAAACATATTGAGGAAATTCTCCCTCGTATGAGTGTGCGTAGTGAAGAAGCTCTTTATGCCGCTGTTGGTTTTGGTGAAATTAGTGCTGCTGCTGTTTTCAATCGTTTGACGGAAAAAGAACGCCGTGAGGAAGAGCGTGCGAAGGCAAAAGCTGAAGCTGAAGAGCTAATGAACGGTGGCGAAGTTAAGACTGAGAAGAAAGAAGTTCTTAAGGTTAAGAGTGAAAATGGCGTCATCATTCAAGGTGCTTCAGGCCTCCTCATGCGTATCGCTAAGTGCTGTAACCCAGTACCTGGAGATGAGATTGAAGGATATATCACCAAGGGCCGTGGAATTGCAATTCACCGTTCCGATTGTAATAATATCAAGAGTCAAGAAGGTTATGAGCAACGTTTAATCGAAGTGGAGTGGGATGAACGTAATGCCAATAAATCTTATTTGGCAGAGATTGATATCTATGGTCTTAACCGTTCTGGTCTGTTGAATGATGTTCTTCAAATCTTGTCAAATACGACCAAGAGCATTGCTACGGTTAATGCACAACCGACTAAGGACATGAAGTTTGCCAATATTCACGTTAGCTTTGAAATTGCAAACCTTATTGAATTGACTGGTCTTGTGGATAAGATTAAAATTATTCCTGACGTTTACAGTGTTAAACGTACGAATGGGTAA
- the dtd gene encoding D-aminoacyl-tRNA deacylase encodes MKIVIQRVQSASVVIEDSTVGAIKQGLLLLVGVGPEDTKEDLEYAVRKIVNMRIFSDEDGKMNLSVKDVGGQILSISQFTLFADTKKGNRPAFTGAAKPDMASQFYDDFNQSLSTHVPVERGRFGADMQVSLVNDGPVTIILDTKNR; translated from the coding sequence ATGAAGATTGTAATTCAGCGCGTGCAAAGTGCCTCTGTAGTTATTGAGGATTCTACGGTTGGCGCTATTAAGCAGGGGCTCTTACTATTGGTCGGAGTTGGTCCCGAGGACACCAAAGAGGACCTAGAGTATGCAGTTCGTAAGATTGTCAATATGCGTATTTTTTCAGATGAAGATGGCAAGATGAATCTTTCTGTTAAGGATGTTGGTGGCCAGATTTTGTCGATTTCTCAGTTTACGCTTTTTGCAGATACGAAAAAAGGGAATCGACCGGCATTTACAGGTGCTGCAAAGCCTGACATGGCTAGCCAGTTCTATGACGATTTCAACCAATCCTTGTCAACTCATGTTCCTGTAGAAAGAGGACGCTTTGGCGCAGATATGCAGGTTAGTTTGGTCAATGACGGACCTGTGACCATTATTTTAGATACCAAAAATCGATAA
- a CDS encoding glycoside hydrolase family 66 protein: protein MSKKVASTKLLSGLFVAGGVLGMNQVAKADNVVSSEATKPVITTEADNLVVVPTEAVAPVATTEIGPSTATVATDTATTATASTIFSQAVPAESASSETLVASEALAPESAAVETITSSSDNATEAGRHSTAQVTPVTEVTEQNLNGDAYLTDPETTKAAYSKTDGDINYSVVVSNPTAETKTMTVNLTLQHASEIIGQDNVDLTLAAGASAKVSNLTVASEWLTNNTGYLVTISVNDKSGNVLSSKRAGLSVEDDWTVFPRYGIVAGSPTDQNSILVKNLEAYRKELELMKSMNINSYFFYDAYNEATDPFPEGVDSFVQKWNTWSHTQVDTKAVKELVDQVHKSGAVAMLYNMISADSNPKNPALPLAALAYNFYDSFGKKGEPMTYTIGDNPTQVYYDPANPDWQKYIAGVMKSAMDRMGFDGWQGDTIGDNRVTDYEHRNSTDEADSHMMSDSYASFINAMKDLIGEKYYITINDVNGGNDDKLAKARQDVVYNELWTNGGSVIPGRMQVAYGDLKARIDMVRNKTGKSLIVGAYMEEPGIDYTVPGGKATNGAGKDALAGKPLQADATLLVDATVAAAGGYHMSIAALANANAALNVLQSAYYPTQYLSVAKDTIRKLYNYQQFITAYENLLRGEGVTNSTQAVSTKNASGEILSKDALGVTGDQVWTFAKSGKGFSTVQMINMMGINAGWHNEEGYADNKTPDAQENLTVRLSLAGKTAQEAAKIADQVYVTSPDDWATSSMKKAQASLETDENGQPVLVISVPKLTLWNMLYIKEDTTATPVEPVTNQAGKKVDNTVTSEASSETAKSENTTVNKGSEAPTDTKPSVEAPKLDETTKPAPSVDELVNSAAVPVAIAVSETAHDKKDDNSVSNTDQGTVASDSITTPASEAASTAASTVSSEVSESVTVSSEASETENSSEASTSESATPTTTAISESHAVVEPVASLTESESQASTSLVSETTSTIVSVAPSEVSESTSEEVILDGLSENINSWNRLSVAPRVSETLPSTSETITEAASLFSNYARYSETASSESHSMVAASSEVSIEKLAVSILKDTEGGLYDATTIRNIVEMIDSITTNVSYTRSSRQDLVNTASSDNTYNGSQDLNLASKTTTQAGEKGTTEDLKATIAKTAKSHKWGEHAVAILTAIVLAGAATLAALRNFLMSKKVDK from the coding sequence ATGTCAAAGAAAGTAGCGTCAACTAAATTATTATCAGGTTTGTTTGTAGCCGGTGGTGTCCTAGGGATGAATCAGGTTGCCAAGGCAGATAACGTGGTCAGTTCAGAAGCAACAAAACCAGTTATTACAACTGAAGCAGATAACTTGGTGGTGGTACCAACTGAGGCCGTTGCTCCAGTAGCGACAACAGAAATAGGTCCATCAACTGCTACTGTTGCGACAGATACTGCAACAACAGCGACAGCTTCTACAATCTTTTCACAAGCTGTGCCAGCAGAAAGTGCTAGCTCAGAAACGCTTGTAGCCAGTGAAGCACTAGCTCCTGAGTCAGCTGCTGTGGAAACCATCACATCATCATCTGATAATGCTACTGAAGCAGGACGCCATTCAACTGCTCAAGTAACACCAGTTACAGAAGTGACAGAGCAAAACTTGAATGGTGATGCCTACTTGACAGATCCAGAAACAACAAAAGCAGCTTATAGCAAGACAGATGGTGATATTAATTATTCCGTTGTTGTGTCTAATCCAACAGCAGAAACTAAGACGATGACTGTCAACTTGACACTTCAACATGCTTCAGAAATTATCGGTCAAGATAACGTTGACCTTACGCTAGCGGCAGGAGCTTCAGCCAAGGTTTCAAACTTGACAGTAGCGTCAGAGTGGTTGACAAACAATACAGGTTACTTGGTGACAATCAGTGTCAACGATAAATCAGGCAATGTCTTGTCAAGCAAGCGCGCTGGCTTGTCTGTTGAAGATGATTGGACAGTTTTCCCACGTTACGGTATCGTAGCAGGTTCACCAACTGATCAAAACAGTATTCTTGTTAAAAATCTTGAAGCCTACCGTAAAGAGCTTGAGCTCATGAAGTCTATGAATATCAACTCATATTTCTTCTATGATGCTTATAATGAAGCTACAGATCCTTTCCCAGAAGGTGTCGATAGCTTTGTTCAAAAATGGAATACCTGGAGTCACACTCAGGTTGACACTAAGGCTGTTAAAGAATTGGTTGATCAAGTTCATAAGTCAGGTGCTGTTGCCATGCTTTATAACATGATTTCAGCAGATTCAAATCCAAAGAATCCGGCCCTTCCACTTGCTGCTTTGGCTTATAACTTCTACGATAGCTTTGGTAAGAAGGGTGAACCGATGACTTACACTATCGGTGATAACCCAACTCAAGTTTACTATGATCCGGCGAATCCAGATTGGCAAAAATACATCGCAGGTGTCATGAAATCAGCTATGGATCGTATGGGATTCGATGGTTGGCAAGGTGATACAATTGGTGACAACCGTGTGACTGATTATGAGCACCGTAACAGCACAGACGAGGCTGACTCACACATGATGTCTGATTCATATGCGTCATTTATTAATGCCATGAAGGACCTCATCGGTGAAAAGTACTACATCACAATCAATGATGTTAATGGTGGTAATGATGATAAACTAGCCAAGGCACGTCAAGATGTTGTTTATAATGAGCTTTGGACAAACGGTGGTTCAGTTATTCCAGGACGTATGCAGGTTGCCTATGGTGATTTGAAAGCACGTATCGATATGGTACGCAATAAAACTGGTAAATCACTTATCGTTGGTGCCTACATGGAAGAACCAGGGATTGATTATACTGTTCCTGGCGGAAAAGCAACTAACGGTGCTGGTAAAGATGCCCTTGCTGGTAAACCATTGCAAGCTGATGCGACTCTTCTCGTAGATGCGACAGTAGCTGCAGCAGGTGGTTATCACATGTCCATTGCAGCCCTTGCAAATGCTAATGCGGCCCTTAACGTCCTTCAAAGTGCCTATTACCCAACGCAATACCTCAGTGTGGCTAAAGACACTATTCGTAAGCTTTACAATTACCAACAGTTTATCACTGCTTATGAAAATCTTCTCCGCGGTGAGGGTGTGACAAACAGCACTCAGGCTGTATCTACAAAGAATGCTTCTGGTGAAATCCTTTCTAAAGATGCTCTTGGTGTGACAGGAGATCAAGTTTGGACATTTGCTAAATCAGGAAAAGGTTTCTCAACTGTTCAAATGATTAATATGATGGGCATCAATGCGGGCTGGCATAATGAAGAGGGTTATGCGGACAATAAAACACCGGACGCACAAGAAAATCTCACAGTTCGTCTTAGCCTAGCAGGTAAAACAGCCCAAGAAGCAGCTAAAATTGCTGATCAAGTCTATGTGACGTCACCGGATGATTGGGCAACTTCAAGCATGAAGAAGGCACAAGCAAGCCTTGAAACAGATGAAAATGGTCAACCAGTGCTTGTCATTTCAGTTCCTAAACTAACTCTTTGGAACATGCTTTATATCAAGGAAGACACAACAGCAACACCGGTAGAACCAGTTACTAACCAAGCTGGTAAGAAAGTAGATAATACCGTAACATCTGAAGCAAGCTCAGAAACAGCTAAATCAGAAAATACAACAGTAAATAAAGGTTCAGAGGCTCCAACTGATACGAAACCATCTGTTGAAGCTCCTAAACTAGATGAAACAACTAAACCAGCACCATCAGTTGACGAGTTAGTAAACTCAGCAGCTGTTCCAGTGGCGATAGCTGTGTCAGAGACCGCACATGATAAGAAAGATGACAACTCAGTATCTAATACGGATCAAGGTACAGTAGCATCAGATTCAATCACTACACCAGCTTCAGAGGCTGCAAGCACAGCTGCCTCAACAGTCTCATCAGAAGTATCAGAAAGTGTAACAGTATCATCGGAAGCATCAGAAACTGAAAATAGTTCAGAAGCATCAACTTCAGAGTCAGCAACTCCAACGACGACAGCAATTTCAGAATCACATGCAGTAGTTGAACCAGTGGCTTCTTTGACAGAATCAGAGAGTCAGGCAAGCACTAGCCTTGTTTCAGAAACTACAAGCACAATTGTCTCAGTTGCTCCGTCAGAAGTATCAGAAAGCACATCAGAGGAAGTCATCCTTGATGGACTATCAGAAAACATCAATAGTTGGAATAGACTCTCTGTAGCTCCTCGCGTCTCAGAAACCTTACCAAGTACTTCTGAAACGATTACAGAAGCAGCATCACTCTTTAGCAACTATGCAAGATATTCAGAAACAGCAAGCTCAGAATCTCACTCTATGGTAGCAGCTTCTTCAGAAGTTTCTATTGAAAAATTAGCAGTATCTATCTTGAAAGATACTGAGGGAGGCTTGTATGATGCAACAACAATCAGAAATATTGTTGAGATGATTGATAGCATTACAACAAATGTCAGCTATACTCGCAGTAGCCGTCAAGACCTTGTCAATACAGCTTCGTCAGATAACACTTACAATGGTAGTCAAGATCTTAACCTTGCAAGTAAGACAACGACGCAAGCAGGTGAAAAAGGAACAACTGAAGATCTTAAGGCTACAATTGCTAAAACAGCAAAATCTCACAAGTGGGGAGAACATGCTGTAGCTATCCTTACAGCTATTGTCCTTGCAGGTGCGGCAACCCTTGCAGCTCTTCGTAACTTCTTGATGTCAAAAAAAGTTGATAAATAA